The following proteins come from a genomic window of Nitrospira sp.:
- a CDS encoding Nitroreductase — protein MSTEHLIPETTPESVSKDPVDRVIHYHIRTKHHFNRYARSLGFLDWANQPDPFRRFEGTQLVSLPLLSPDEEPLSPSYQAIYEQRTVHCQPVTIRSLSRFFEFALALSAWKKAGESEWALRSNPSSGNLHPTEGYVVLPKIDGLELKPGLYHYAPKEHGLERRAEFPSELVAQLMVSFPAHAFLFGLTSVHWREAWKYGERAFRYCNHDVGHAIGSARIAAATLGWNMTLLHGMDQDTLATLLGANRKEDFGEVELEHPDCLAVVWPAGESSLKELEASDGGDQIPLFLDEIIVKELAGGAWYGKANRLSDEHGVHWDIIDEAAEASWKTEASRSTASLSLLSNNAPRPFPFTPHGPSAGHIIRQRRSAVAFDGKTSISATTFFHMMRRVMPLAEGPQLERPMPWDVWPHDPTIHLLIFVHRVVGLRPGLYVLVRDRRKLSFIQQAMNPELSWTIAPDCPDGLPLYWLLEGDAKKLAAQVSCHQDIAGDSAFSFGMLAEFEGTLRKRGAWWYPRMFWEAGLLGQVLYLEAEAAEVRATGIGCFFDDPVHEIVGIQGLAIQSLYHFTIGGPVEDRRLQTLPPYHHLLSRV, from the coding sequence ATGAGCACTGAACACCTCATTCCCGAGACAACGCCTGAGTCAGTTTCAAAGGATCCTGTCGATCGAGTCATTCACTATCATATCCGCACCAAACACCATTTCAATCGTTATGCTCGGTCGCTGGGGTTTTTGGACTGGGCAAACCAGCCGGATCCGTTCCGGCGGTTCGAGGGGACTCAGTTGGTTTCTCTTCCATTGCTCAGTCCGGATGAAGAGCCGCTGTCGCCTTCCTATCAAGCGATTTACGAACAGAGGACGGTTCACTGTCAGCCTGTAACCATACGATCTCTCTCTCGATTTTTTGAGTTCGCGCTTGCCCTGTCGGCCTGGAAGAAGGCGGGGGAATCTGAATGGGCGCTGCGAAGCAATCCCTCGTCGGGCAATCTGCATCCGACGGAAGGCTATGTGGTCTTGCCCAAGATCGATGGCCTTGAACTCAAGCCAGGGCTTTATCATTACGCGCCAAAGGAACATGGGCTTGAACGGAGAGCCGAATTTCCATCTGAACTTGTTGCTCAACTCATGGTCTCTTTCCCCGCTCATGCTTTTCTCTTTGGACTCACTTCGGTTCACTGGCGCGAAGCCTGGAAGTACGGCGAGCGGGCATTTCGCTACTGCAATCACGATGTCGGCCATGCGATCGGAAGTGCGCGAATCGCTGCAGCCACGCTCGGGTGGAACATGACCTTGTTGCATGGCATGGATCAAGACACTCTCGCGACGCTACTCGGAGCAAATCGCAAGGAAGATTTTGGAGAAGTAGAACTGGAACATCCTGATTGTCTGGCGGTGGTCTGGCCTGCCGGGGAATCGAGCCTTAAGGAGTTAGAAGCCAGCGATGGCGGAGATCAGATTCCGTTGTTCCTTGATGAGATAATTGTGAAGGAGTTGGCCGGTGGAGCATGGTATGGGAAGGCGAATCGATTGAGCGACGAGCACGGGGTCCATTGGGACATCATCGACGAAGCAGCGGAGGCTTCTTGGAAGACTGAAGCAAGCCGGAGCACGGCTTCTCTGAGCCTCCTATCCAACAATGCTCCTCGCCCCTTCCCATTCACTCCTCACGGGCCATCGGCCGGCCACATCATTCGTCAGCGTCGAAGCGCCGTGGCGTTTGACGGCAAGACGTCAATTTCCGCTACCACATTTTTTCACATGATGCGGCGGGTCATGCCGTTGGCGGAGGGACCGCAGCTGGAGCGGCCGATGCCATGGGATGTGTGGCCCCACGATCCAACCATTCATCTTCTGATATTCGTGCATCGAGTCGTTGGACTCAGGCCGGGGTTGTATGTTCTCGTGCGGGATAGGAGAAAGTTGTCGTTCATTCAACAGGCCATGAATCCTGAACTAAGCTGGACCATCGCGCCTGACTGTCCGGATGGACTGCCTCTGTATTGGTTACTTGAAGGTGACGCCAAAAAGCTGGCGGCGCAAGTCAGTTGTCATCAGGACATTGCCGGCGACAGTGCTTTCTCGTTCGGCATGTTGGCCGAGTTCGAGGGGACCTTGCGCAAACGAGGCGCCTGGTGGTATCCACGCATGTTTTGGGAAGCGGGATTGCTCGGGCAGGTCTTGTATCTGGAAGCGGAGGCGGCTGAAGTGCGGGCCACGGGAATCGGCTGCTTTTTCGATGATCCGGTCCACGAGATCGTCGGCATTCAGGGCTTAGCCATTCAATCCCTCTACCATTTTACGATCGGCGGGCCGGTGGAAGATCGGCGTCTGCAGACCTTGCCGCCATACCATCATCTGCTGTCTCGTGTATAA
- a CDS encoding Response regulator receiver protein: protein MATILVIDDEQSIRGLLKEVLVKAGHRVLEAEDGRKGLALYQKEPIDLVIMDLLMPETDGLEATLQLTREYFDAKVIAITGAQGDHNFLDVAKLFGARRTFEKPFDINKLLEAVKEELAAA from the coding sequence ATGGCCACCATCCTCGTCATTGACGACGAACAATCCATCAGAGGGCTGCTGAAAGAAGTCCTTGTCAAAGCGGGACACCGCGTACTTGAAGCAGAGGATGGACGCAAAGGGCTCGCACTCTACCAGAAGGAACCGATCGACCTCGTGATCATGGACTTGCTGATGCCGGAAACGGATGGTCTTGAGGCAACTCTTCAACTCACCCGTGAATATTTTGATGCCAAAGTCATCGCCATCACGGGAGCGCAAGGCGATCATAACTTCCTGGACGTCGCCAAACTCTTCGGTGCACGTCGCACCTTTGAAAAGCCGTTCGACATCAACAAGCTCCTTGAAGCGGTGAAGGAAGAACTCGCCGCCGCATGA
- a CDS encoding putative anion permease yields the protein MSSLTLALLIFGVCYALIMTERLHKTIVALFGSALMISLGVVSQEEAFYSHEFGVDYNVVFLLIGMMVIVNIVRETGLFEVLAIWAAQRADARPFRLLVLLAVLTAVLSAMLDNVTTVLLMAPVTLAITKRLELNPVAFLMTEALASNIGGTATLVGDPPNIMIASKAELSYLDFLIVLGPIVVIIMVVFLTVLWLIFGRTMTVAPHLREAVLALSSREFVPDESFLRRCLLLLAVVNVGFCVHSLVHLEPATIALLGASLFMVIGHARRKPEDTEELTYLAEVEWKTIFFFIGLFILVGGLVKVGVIRYLADQLVTVTRGNLTGSTMAVLWGSAILSAVVDNIPYVAAMNPLIIDLARSLHPEMTDYVALVHQPDIIPLWWALALGACLGGNGTIIGASANVVIVDIARKSGYRITFWQFFKFGFPVMIGSVILSAIYLWLVFLR from the coding sequence ATGTCATCTCTGACGCTGGCCCTTCTGATTTTCGGTGTGTGCTATGCGCTCATCATGACCGAGCGGCTCCACAAGACGATTGTGGCCTTGTTCGGGTCGGCGCTGATGATCAGCCTTGGCGTAGTGTCGCAAGAGGAGGCGTTTTATTCTCATGAATTCGGAGTGGACTACAACGTCGTTTTTTTGCTGATCGGCATGATGGTGATCGTCAACATCGTGCGGGAGACCGGTCTCTTTGAGGTCTTGGCCATTTGGGCGGCCCAACGAGCCGATGCAAGACCCTTCCGATTACTCGTGCTGTTAGCCGTTTTAACCGCAGTGTTGTCCGCGATGCTCGATAATGTGACCACCGTTCTGCTGATGGCACCGGTCACACTCGCGATTACGAAACGATTGGAGCTGAATCCCGTTGCGTTTCTGATGACCGAAGCGCTGGCTTCCAATATCGGCGGGACCGCCACGCTCGTCGGTGATCCTCCCAATATCATGATCGCCAGCAAAGCTGAGCTCAGCTATCTCGACTTTTTGATCGTTCTGGGGCCGATCGTCGTCATCATCATGGTGGTGTTTTTGACGGTTCTATGGCTGATCTTTGGGCGAACAATGACGGTGGCACCCCATCTGCGGGAGGCCGTGCTGGCGCTGAGCTCACGGGAGTTTGTTCCGGATGAGTCTTTTTTGCGCCGTTGTCTGTTGTTGCTGGCGGTGGTCAATGTGGGATTTTGCGTCCATTCTCTTGTCCATTTGGAACCGGCCACGATTGCGTTGCTGGGGGCAAGCCTGTTCATGGTGATCGGCCATGCCCGACGAAAGCCGGAAGACACCGAGGAATTGACGTATCTGGCGGAAGTGGAGTGGAAGACCATTTTCTTTTTCATCGGCTTATTTATCCTGGTGGGAGGATTGGTCAAAGTCGGAGTGATTCGGTATCTGGCCGATCAACTCGTGACGGTGACAAGGGGAAATCTCACCGGCTCCACAATGGCCGTGTTGTGGGGATCGGCGATACTGTCTGCAGTGGTGGACAATATTCCCTATGTCGCGGCGATGAATCCGTTGATCATCGATCTGGCCCGATCGCTCCATCCGGAGATGACCGACTACGTCGCCTTGGTCCATCAACCGGACATCATCCCGCTCTGGTGGGCATTGGCGTTGGGTGCGTGTTTAGGGGGGAACGGCACGATCATCGGCGCGAGCGCCAATGTCGTGATCGTCGACATCGCGCGCAAGTCCGGTTACCGGATTACCTTTTGGCAGTTCTTCAAATTTGGATTTCCCGTCATGATCGGGTCGGTGATACTCAGCGCGATCTATCTCTGGCTGGTGTTTCTGCGCTGA
- a CDS encoding Type I restriction-modification system, specificity subunit S has product MNPTHAIRHSRDSENPESEQTEGLSMTPQRLLQHFDRISDAPDAIPRLRRFILDLAVRGKLVEQDPRDEPASELLKRIHAERARRSNDRVIRQNSAGNQEVPDEMPFELPQSWVWSSLGEISQYGLPDKVNSNKEVSANTWVLDLEDIEKDTSRLIERVPSSACPFQSSKTRFKQGDVLFGKLRPYLNKVLVADSDGVCTTEIVPVRGFGGIAPEYIRLVLKSPLTMKRIDRLMYGMKMPRLGTNDALRLNFPLSPLAEQQRIVAKVDELMALCDRLEATQAERESRRNRLVASSLNRLNNAVNDDAFPDHARFYFNHLPRFTTKPEHIQQLRQTILNLAVRGKLVPQDPSDEHAPEFGIEKEMSEANRIQLKLPSRWSWTRVENVAESRLGKMLDKAKNSGKPYRYLRNTNVHWFNIKLEELKVLRIEADEVEKYVLRNGDILICEGGHGIGRTAVWRGAEPKIVFQKALHRVRPGLALNSDFFAYCICVYFYSGVLQTYFTGVGIPHFTGVALSKLVFPLPPIKEQQRIVAKVDELMALCDKFDAQLTTSHTESCRLLEAMLHEALAPAV; this is encoded by the coding sequence ATGAACCCGACTCATGCCATTCGTCATTCCCGCGACAGCGAGAATCCAGAGTCGGAACAGACTGAAGGTCTTTCCATGACTCCGCAACGGCTGCTGCAACATTTCGACCGCATCAGCGACGCGCCCGACGCCATCCCACGCCTACGACGATTCATCCTCGACCTTGCGGTGAGGGGAAAGTTAGTCGAACAAGATCCGAGAGACGAACCGGCGTCGGAACTGCTGAAGCGTATACATGCTGAGAGGGCACGACGCTCTAACGACAGAGTTATCCGTCAGAATAGCGCTGGAAACCAAGAGGTTCCTGATGAAATGCCATTTGAGCTGCCACAATCTTGGGTATGGTCATCTCTTGGTGAGATTTCTCAATATGGTCTCCCTGACAAAGTCAATTCAAACAAGGAGGTTTCAGCAAATACCTGGGTGCTAGACCTTGAAGACATCGAGAAAGACACCTCACGATTGATTGAGCGTGTGCCTTCCTCTGCTTGCCCATTTCAAAGCTCAAAAACACGATTCAAGCAAGGGGATGTACTTTTCGGGAAATTGCGACCCTACCTTAACAAGGTTCTTGTTGCTGATTCAGATGGTGTCTGCACTACTGAGATCGTTCCAGTCCGTGGCTTTGGTGGTATCGCACCTGAATATATTAGGCTGGTCTTGAAATCCCCACTGACAATGAAGCGCATCGATCGCTTGATGTATGGAATGAAAATGCCTCGACTGGGAACAAACGACGCATTGAGACTCAACTTCCCTCTTTCACCCCTCGCCGAACAACAGCGTATCGTCGCCAAGGTGGATGAATTGATGGCGCTCTGTGATCGGTTGGAGGCGACGCAGGCTGAGCGCGAGAGTCGGCGCAATCGGCTGGTAGCTTCGTCGCTGAATCGTTTGAATAATGCCGTAAACGACGATGCCTTCCCTGACCACGCCCGCTTCTACTTCAACCATCTCCCGCGCTTCACCACGAAACCCGAGCACATCCAACAACTCCGCCAAACCATCCTCAACCTCGCCGTCCGGGGGAAACTCGTTCCCCAAGACCCTAGTGACGAGCACGCACCCGAATTTGGGATTGAGAAGGAGATGTCTGAAGCAAACCGGATTCAGTTGAAACTCCCATCCCGCTGGAGCTGGACGCGAGTCGAAAATGTCGCTGAATCTCGGCTGGGCAAGATGCTCGACAAGGCGAAGAATTCAGGTAAGCCTTATCGGTATCTCCGGAACACAAATGTCCATTGGTTCAACATTAAATTGGAAGAATTAAAGGTTCTGCGAATCGAGGCCGACGAGGTTGAGAAATACGTTCTTAGAAACGGGGATATACTGATTTGCGAAGGAGGCCATGGCATTGGAAGAACTGCCGTTTGGCGAGGGGCGGAACCTAAGATCGTTTTTCAAAAGGCACTGCATCGTGTCCGACCAGGTCTAGCACTGAATAGCGATTTTTTTGCCTACTGTATCTGCGTCTACTTCTATTCCGGAGTGCTTCAAACCTATTTCACCGGAGTTGGGATCCCACACTTCACCGGTGTTGCTCTATCGAAGCTTGTTTTTCCTCTTCCACCTATCAAAGAACAACAGCGCATCGTCGCCAAGGTCGATGAGCTGATGGCCCTCTGCGACAAGTTCGACGCGCAGCTCACCACCTCCCACACCGAAAGCTGTCGACTTCTTGAAGCCATGCTCCACGAAGCACTGGCTCCGGCGGTGTAA